In Ursus arctos isolate Adak ecotype North America unplaced genomic scaffold, UrsArc2.0 scaffold_3, whole genome shotgun sequence, one DNA window encodes the following:
- the STEAP4 gene encoding metalloreductase STEAP4 isoform X2, with amino-acid sequence MEKTTDAFPSTMNSSENQETVCIFGTGDFGRSLALKMLQCDYSIVFGSRNPHKSSLLPSGAEVFSYSEAAQKSDIVIIAVHREHYDFLKELTEVLKGKILVDISNNLKINQYPESNAEYLAQLVPGAHIVKAFNTISAWALQSGALDASRQATAKTEDPFSTSTAWLYDSYIALGILGFFLFVLLGITSLPSVSNTVNWREFRFVQSKLGYMTLILCTAHTMVYGGKRFLSPSSLRWYLPSAYVIALIIPCTVLVIKFILILPCIDKILTQIRQGWERNSKPTSNGQYLKQSSIHLDSQL; translated from the exons ATGGAAAAAACTACAGATGCATTTCCTTCTACTATGAATTCTTCAGAAAACCAAGAGACTGTATGTATTTTTGGAACTGGAGATTTTGGAAGATCACTGGCACTTAAAATGCTCCAGTGTGATTATTCTATTGTTTTTGGAAGTAGAAACCCACACAAATCCAGTTTGCTGCCCAGCGGTGCAGAGGTCTTCAGCTATTCAGAAGCAGCCCAGAAATCGGACATCGTAATCATAGCAGTCCACAGAGAGCATTATGATTTTCTCAAGGAACTCACTGAGGTgctcaaaggaaaaatattggtCGACATCAGCAACAACCTCAAAATCAATCAGTATCCAGAATCTAATGCAGAGTACCTTGCTCAGTTGGTGCCTGGAGCCCACATAGTGAAAGCATTTAACACCATCTCTGCCTGGGCTCTCCAGTCAGGAGCACTGGATGCAAGTCGGCAG GCAACGGCCAAGACAGAAGATCCATTTAGCACCTCTACTGCCTGGCTTTATGATTCATATATAGCTTTGGGAATCCTTGGATTTTTCCTGTTTGTACTCTTGGGAATCACTTCCTTGCCATCAGTTAGCAACACAGTCAACTGGAGAGAGTTCCGATTTGTCCAG TCCAAACTGGGTTATATGACCCTGATCTTGTGCACAGCCCACACTATGGTGTATGGTGGAAAGCGATTCCTCAGTCCTTCAAGTCTCAGATGGTATCTTCCTTCAGCCTATGTGATAGCACTGATCATTCCCTGCACCGTGCTGGTGATCAAGTTCATCCTCATCCTGCCATGTATAGACAAGATCCTTACACAAATTcgccagggctgggagaggaacTCAAAACCGACATCAAATGGACAATATTTAAAGCAAAGTTCAATTCACCTGGATTCTCAACTATAG
- the STEAP4 gene encoding metalloreductase STEAP4 isoform X1, translated as MEKTTDAFPSTMNSSENQETVCIFGTGDFGRSLALKMLQCDYSIVFGSRNPHKSSLLPSGAEVFSYSEAAQKSDIVIIAVHREHYDFLKELTEVLKGKILVDISNNLKINQYPESNAEYLAQLVPGAHIVKAFNTISAWALQSGALDASRQVFVCGNDSKAKQRVMDMVRTLGLTPLDQGSLMAAKEIENYPLHLFPMWKFPFYLSAILCIFFFFYSVIRDIIYPYVNGKKDSTFRLAISIPNRIFPIAALTLLALVYLPGVIAAILQLYRGTKYRRFPDWLDHWMLCRKQLGLVALGFAFLHVLYTLVIPIRYYVRWTLKNRTITQATAKTEDPFSTSTAWLYDSYIALGILGFFLFVLLGITSLPSVSNTVNWREFRFVQSKLGYMTLILCTAHTMVYGGKRFLSPSSLRWYLPSAYVIALIIPCTVLVIKFILILPCIDKILTQIRQGWERNSKPTSNGQYLKQSSIHLDSQL; from the exons ATGGAAAAAACTACAGATGCATTTCCTTCTACTATGAATTCTTCAGAAAACCAAGAGACTGTATGTATTTTTGGAACTGGAGATTTTGGAAGATCACTGGCACTTAAAATGCTCCAGTGTGATTATTCTATTGTTTTTGGAAGTAGAAACCCACACAAATCCAGTTTGCTGCCCAGCGGTGCAGAGGTCTTCAGCTATTCAGAAGCAGCCCAGAAATCGGACATCGTAATCATAGCAGTCCACAGAGAGCATTATGATTTTCTCAAGGAACTCACTGAGGTgctcaaaggaaaaatattggtCGACATCAGCAACAACCTCAAAATCAATCAGTATCCAGAATCTAATGCAGAGTACCTTGCTCAGTTGGTGCCTGGAGCCCACATAGTGAAAGCATTTAACACCATCTCTGCCTGGGCTCTCCAGTCAGGAGCACTGGATGCAAGTCGGCAG GTGTTTGTCTGCGGAAATGATAGCAAAGCCAAGCAAAGAGTGATGGATATGGTTCGTACTCTTGGACTTACTCCATTGGATCAAGGATCTCTCATGGCagccaaagaaattgaaaactacCCCCTGCATCTATTTCCAATGTGGAAGTTCCCCTTCTATCTGTCTGCTATCCTGtgtatcttcttctttttctactctgTTATAAGAGACATAATCTACCCTTATGTTAATGGCAAGAAAGATAGCACATTTCGCTTGGCTATTTCCATTCCAAATCGTATCTTTCCGATAGCAGCACTTACATTGCTTGCCTTGGTTTACCTTCCTGGTGTTATTGCTGCCATTCTGCAACTGTACCGAGGTACAAAATACCGCCGATTCCCAGATTGGCTTGACCACTGGATGCTTTGCAGAAAGCAGCTTGGCTTGGTAGCACTAGGATTTGCCTTTCTTCATGTCCTCTACACACTTGTGATTCCTATTCGTTATTATGTACGATGGACACTGAAAAACAGAACCATTACCCAG GCAACGGCCAAGACAGAAGATCCATTTAGCACCTCTACTGCCTGGCTTTATGATTCATATATAGCTTTGGGAATCCTTGGATTTTTCCTGTTTGTACTCTTGGGAATCACTTCCTTGCCATCAGTTAGCAACACAGTCAACTGGAGAGAGTTCCGATTTGTCCAG TCCAAACTGGGTTATATGACCCTGATCTTGTGCACAGCCCACACTATGGTGTATGGTGGAAAGCGATTCCTCAGTCCTTCAAGTCTCAGATGGTATCTTCCTTCAGCCTATGTGATAGCACTGATCATTCCCTGCACCGTGCTGGTGATCAAGTTCATCCTCATCCTGCCATGTATAGACAAGATCCTTACACAAATTcgccagggctgggagaggaacTCAAAACCGACATCAAATGGACAATATTTAAAGCAAAGTTCAATTCACCTGGATTCTCAACTATAG